In Nyctibius grandis isolate bNycGra1 chromosome 6, bNycGra1.pri, whole genome shotgun sequence, a single genomic region encodes these proteins:
- the CSGALNACT1 gene encoding chondroitin sulfate N-acetylgalactosaminyltransferase 1, producing the protein MMLRRGFILFLPRLVGLLVVACCLVSIVYMLACTPKGDNQQLALPRVHSPTAKEGYEAILQEQEEQHRNYIISLKKQIAQLKAELQARSEQLKKMQNQYPDPVDIRLDHSKPEKAQSNLLAFLRSQIDKAEVHSGVKLSTEYAVVPFESFTLQKVYQLETGLTRHPEEKPVRKDKRDELTEVIELAVGNLNNPEGLSNAKHRIYTASDFVEGIYRTEKDKGTLYELTFKGDTKHQFKKIVLFRPFGPVMKVKNENVNMADTLINVIVPLAKRASKFRQFMQNFREMGIRQDGRIHLTVVYFGKEQMNEVKLILENNSKSANFKNFTFIQLNEEFSRGKGLDVGARFWKGNNVVLFFCDVDIYFTADFLNSCRLNTEPGKKVFYPVLFSQYNPSIIYGHHDSIPSLEQQLIIKKETGFWRDFGFGMTCQYRSDFINIGGFDLDIKGWGGEDVHLYRKYLHSNLIVIRTPVRGLFHLWHEKQCLDELTPEQYKMCMQSKAMNEASHGQLGMLVFKQEIETHLHRQKLSSKKT; encoded by the exons ATGATGCTCCGACGAGGATTTATTCTATTTCTCCCCCGACTTGTAGGCCTGCTGGTGGTGGCATGTTGCTTGGTGTCTATTGTTTATATGTTGGCTTGCACACCCAAGGGTGACAACCAGCAACTTGCCTTGCCCAGGGTGCACAGTCCAACTGCGAAGGAGGGATATGAAGCCATTCTGCAAGAGCAAGAAGAGCAACACCGCAACTACATCATCAGCTTGAAGAAACAAATTGCCCAGCTGAAGGCTGAGCTCCAAGCCAGGAGCGAGCAGCTTAAGAAGATGCAGAACCAGTACCCAGACCCCGTGGACATTCGGCTTGACCACAGTAAGCCAGAGAAGGCCCAGTCTAACCTGCTGGCTTTCCTCCGTTCCCAAATAGACAAAGCAGAGGTGCACAGCGGCGTTAAGCTGTCCACGGAATATGCAGTCGTGCCCTTTGAGAGCTTTACCCTGCAGAAGGTGTACCAACTGGAGACAGGGCTGACGCGCCACCCAGAAGAAAAACCTGTAAGGAAGGATAAGCGAGATGAGTTGACAGAGGTGATCGAGTTAGCTGTTGGGAATTTGAACAATCCAGAGGGGCTCAGCAATGCAAAGCACCGTATATACACAGCCTCTGACTTCGTTGAAG GGATCTACCgcacagaaaaagacaaaggcaCGTTGTATGAGCTGACTTTCAAAGGAGACACAAAACATCAGTTCAAGAAGATTGTTTTATTCCGGCCATTTGGTCCTgtaatgaaagtgaaaaatgaaaatgtcaataTGGCTGACACACTTATTAATGTCATTGTGCCATTGGCCAAGAGAGCCAGCAAATTTCGGCAATTCATGCAGAATTTCAG GGAAATGGGCATTCGGCAGGATGGGAGAATTCACCTCACAGTAGTTTACTTtggaaaagaacaaatgaaTGAAGTTAAATTGATACTTGAAAATAATTCCAA gTCAGCCAACTTCAAGAACTTCACCTTCATCCAGTTGAATGAAGAATTTTCCAGGGGCAAAGGATTAGATGTTGGTGCTCgattttggaaaggaaacaatgttgttctctttttttgcgACGTGGACATATACTTCACAGCTGATTTCCTGAACTCCTGTAGACTGAACACAGAGCCAG GGAAGAAGGTGTTTTATCCTGTTCTCTTCAGCCAGTATAACCCCAGTATAATTTATGGCCACCATGATTCTATCCCATCTTTAGAACAGCAGCTG ATTATCAAAAAAGAAACTGGATTTTGGAGAGACTTTGGTTTTGGGATGACTTGCCAGTACAGATCTGATTTTATCAACATAG GTGGCTTTGATCTGGACATTAAAGGCTGGGGTGGTGAAGATGTACATCTGTATCGCAAATACCTTCACAGCAACCTCATCGTGATCCGAACACCTGTCAGGGGTCTCTTCCATCTGTGGCATGAAAAGCAATGTCTGGACGAGCTGACCCCAGAGCAGTACAAAATGTGCATGCAGTCCAAGGCCATGAACGAGGCTTCCCATGGCCAGCTCGGGATGCTTGTTTTCAAGCAAGAGATTGAGACACATCTACACAGACAGAAACTGAGCAGTAAGAAGACATGA